From a region of the Zonotrichia albicollis isolate bZonAlb1 chromosome 5, bZonAlb1.hap1, whole genome shotgun sequence genome:
- the LOC102071557 gene encoding 5-hydroxytryptamine receptor 7, with amino-acid sequence MLLRASPRRFLEQHLLLVESAEQQRPAREALPNPFMTEEPPAPAEPELPPSNLTNNGTDCGEEILLYGDTEKVVIGAVLSIIILTTIAGNGLVIISVCIVKKLRQPSNYLVVSLAAADLSVAFAVMPFVTITDLVGGEWLFGKVFCNVFIAMDVMCCTASIMTLCIISVDRYLGITRPLTYPVRQNGKLMAKMVFIVWLLSASITLPPLFGWAQNVTVERVCLISQDFGYTVYSTGVAFYIPMAVMLVMYSRIYQAAKVSAEKHRFMNFPKHYEDEGVYCLEASARAHHSSRRTKAAEECATLSKLLRQDRKNISIFKREQKAARTLGIIVGAFTFCWLPFFLMSTARPFICGIRCSCMPLRLERTLLWLGYTNSLINPLIYAFFNRDLRTTFWNLLRCRYRNINRRLSAASMHEALKATERHECIL; translated from the exons ATGCTGCTGAGGGCCAGCCCCAGGAGGTTTCTGGAGCAGCACCTTCTGCTGGTGGAGAGCGCAGAGCAGCAGCGGCCGGCTCGGGAAGCGCTCCCGAATCCATTCATGACTGAGGAACCTCCCGCCCCAGCCGAGCCCGAGCTGCCGCCCTCCAACCTCACCAACAACGGCACCGACTGCGGCGAGGAGATCCTGCTCTATGGGGACACCGAGAAGGTCGTCATCGGGGCCGTGCTCTCCATCATCATCCTCACCACCATCGCCGGCAACGGGCTGGTCATCATCTCCGTGTGCATCGTCAAGAAGCTCCGGCAGCCCTCCAACTACCTGGTGGTGTCCCTGGCCGCCGCCGACCTGTCGGTGGCCTTTGCTGTCATGCCCTTTGTCACCATCACGGACCTGGTGGGGGGAGAGTGGCTCTTTGGGAAGGTCTTCTGCAACGTCTTCATCGCCATGGACGTGATGTGCTGCACCGCCTCCATCATGACCTTGTGCATCATCAGCGTGGACAG GTACCTGGGCATCACGCGGCCTCTGACCTACCCCGTGAGGCAGAACGGGAAGCTGATGGCCAAGATGGTCTTCATTGTGTGGCTCCTGTCGGCCTCCATCACCCTCCCTCCGCTCTTCGGCTGGGCTCAGAACGTGACGGTGGAGCGGGTATGCCTCATCAGCCAGGACTTTGGCTACACCGTCTACTCCACGGGGGTGGCCTTCTACATCCCCATGGCCGTCATGCTGGTGATGTACAGCCGCATCTACCAGGCGGCCAAGGTGAGCGCCGAGAAGCACCGCTTCATGAACTTCCCCAAGCACTACGAGGATGAGGGCGTCTACTGCCTCGAGGCCTCCGCCCGCGCCCACCACAGCTCTCGCCGCACCAAGGCCGCCGAGGAGTGTGCCACGCTCTCCAAGCTGCTCCGCCAGGACCGCAAGAacatttccatcttcaagaggGAGCAGAAAGCCGCCAGGACCCTCGGCATCATTGTGGGGGCCTTCACGTTCTGCTGGCTGCccttcttcctgatgtccacgGCGCGGCCGTTCATCTGCGGCATCCGCTGCAGCTGCATGCCCCTGAGGCTGGAGAGGACTCTGCTCTGGCTGGGTTACACCAACTCCCTCATCAACCCCCTCATCTACGCCTTCTTCAACAGGGATTTGAGGACTACTTTCTGGAACCTGCTGCGCTGCAGGTACAGGAACATCAACAGGAGGCTCTCGGCCGCCAGCATGCACGAGGCCCTGAAAGCCACGGAGAGGCACGAGTGCATCCTGTAG